A window of Phreatobacter oligotrophus contains these coding sequences:
- a CDS encoding sensor domain-containing protein, translating to MAVVDDAGRLLAINDIALWLLGHDDLDRPAHLDLGAAWRTRDAPFQSFWGRFGARTHDTLGAKAVVSLDGPDGACRWLSVAVLPIAGASNDRFVVSIDDVTEIGATADKNEAARRDAEQALEQANAFQSALNSAALIAMIDRRGRFVEANSPFCRLSGFEREELIGRHYLSLQASDMPQTLARHVLRTLRRQSVWRGELCEVSKGGQRYWADTSVSPLHGPSGRIDRFLIVRTDITAGRRAEMLLAEAIDAVPDGFVIFDEEDKLAVCNAAYRNGYPETAPIVAPGVSFEEIIRFGLERGQYPTAGTSASSQADWLNDRLRSHQADANELLQQLPNGRWMQVRERRTKSGHSVGFRTDVTDIVQQRELLKTIIDSFPGGISYIDANMRLRHHNAQFREILELPEDLIDPSVTTLQDIISYNAYRGEYGPGDPEQQVAERLELATRNVPHQFERVRPDGRVIAVQGVPVSGGGFVTSYIDVTERKSLYDKALRASQEASEKAQQLSLTLEHMAQGLVMFGADERLSIFNQRYVQLFELDPGQVVKGMSAFELLQLRGDAGTFSGEPVERLIALKRDLADGEEFRTTLKTRSGRLIQSVTSPIPGGGWVTTHEDVTDRAAALERIHHAAHHDALTGLNNRAALKSYVGEALLSGQSFSILMIDLDRFKAVNDTYGHAVGDEILRQVAERMRRCVLDEDIVARLGGDEFAIIHRSLPQVPMATIAIGHRLLEAVSEPCMVEDRQLLVGASIGIAMAPTHGASADELMRNADAALYKAKADGRNGVRVYDSELDAIVRSRRALEADIRLAHLRREFRLHYQPVVDLRSGEVTGVEALLRWQHPERGLISPAAFVPLLEETGLINPVGDWVIEQACRDAQEMPPHVRVAVNVSPVQLRNRSMCAIVEPLLLATGLDPARLELEVTESILIDRDEVLLDDLQRLRKLGVHIVLDDFGTGYSSLSYIRTFPFDKLKIDKVFIDDLSRSADAHAVVCAVIGLTKSLGISSTAEGIEQSDQAQLLASAGCSFGQGYLFGRPVPADQLVFERRRIGEVLETPRRKAG from the coding sequence ATGGCGGTCGTGGATGACGCTGGGCGTCTGTTGGCGATCAATGACATTGCGCTATGGCTTCTGGGCCATGATGACTTAGATCGACCAGCCCACCTCGATCTTGGCGCTGCCTGGCGCACCCGTGACGCCCCGTTCCAATCGTTCTGGGGCAGGTTTGGGGCTCGGACGCACGATACGCTGGGTGCCAAGGCTGTAGTCAGTTTGGATGGGCCAGACGGGGCCTGTCGCTGGCTTTCTGTCGCTGTCCTCCCGATCGCGGGTGCGTCCAATGACCGTTTCGTGGTCAGTATCGACGATGTGACGGAGATCGGTGCCACAGCAGATAAGAACGAAGCTGCCCGACGCGATGCGGAGCAGGCGCTCGAGCAGGCGAATGCCTTTCAGAGCGCGCTCAACAGCGCTGCTCTTATTGCGATGATCGATCGGCGCGGTCGGTTCGTCGAGGCGAATAGTCCGTTCTGCCGACTTTCAGGCTTTGAGCGCGAGGAACTGATTGGACGGCACTATCTGTCCCTCCAGGCGAGTGACATGCCTCAAACGTTGGCGCGGCACGTTCTCAGAACCTTACGGCGTCAGTCGGTCTGGCGCGGGGAGCTGTGCGAAGTATCAAAAGGTGGCCAGCGCTACTGGGCTGACACTTCGGTTTCCCCCCTGCACGGCCCGTCGGGACGCATTGATCGCTTTCTGATCGTCCGGACAGACATTACTGCGGGTCGCCGGGCCGAAATGCTGCTCGCTGAGGCCATCGATGCCGTCCCTGATGGCTTCGTCATTTTTGACGAAGAGGACAAACTCGCCGTCTGCAATGCAGCCTACCGTAACGGGTATCCGGAAACGGCTCCCATTGTTGCTCCCGGCGTGAGCTTTGAGGAAATCATCCGGTTCGGGCTGGAACGTGGTCAGTACCCCACGGCCGGAACGTCTGCCTCATCTCAGGCCGATTGGCTCAACGATCGCCTCAGAAGCCATCAGGCGGACGCCAATGAGCTTCTTCAGCAGCTCCCAAACGGTCGATGGATGCAGGTTCGTGAGCGACGGACCAAGTCCGGCCATTCGGTTGGCTTTCGGACCGACGTCACTGATATTGTTCAACAGAGAGAGCTGCTGAAGACCATTATCGATAGCTTCCCGGGTGGAATTTCCTACATCGACGCCAACATGCGGCTGCGACATCATAATGCGCAGTTTCGAGAGATCCTTGAGCTTCCCGAGGATCTGATCGACCCTTCTGTCACAACACTGCAAGACATAATCTCCTACAACGCCTACCGAGGTGAATACGGTCCGGGCGATCCAGAGCAGCAGGTAGCGGAACGGCTCGAGCTCGCAACGCGGAATGTGCCGCATCAATTCGAGCGGGTGCGGCCCGATGGGCGTGTCATTGCGGTTCAGGGCGTTCCAGTCAGTGGCGGCGGGTTCGTTACCAGTTATATAGACGTAACTGAGCGGAAGTCGCTTTACGACAAGGCTCTCCGGGCGAGTCAGGAGGCGTCGGAGAAGGCACAGCAATTGTCGTTGACGCTTGAGCATATGGCTCAAGGCTTGGTCATGTTTGGCGCTGACGAACGGCTGTCGATCTTCAATCAGAGGTATGTTCAGCTGTTTGAGCTCGATCCTGGGCAGGTCGTCAAAGGCATGTCAGCGTTCGAACTCCTGCAACTCAGAGGCGATGCTGGCACGTTTTCAGGCGAGCCAGTGGAGCGGCTCATCGCCTTGAAGCGCGATCTTGCTGACGGTGAAGAGTTCCGCACGACGCTCAAGACGCGCTCGGGCCGATTGATCCAGTCTGTCACGTCACCCATCCCGGGCGGTGGGTGGGTAACGACCCACGAGGACGTCACGGATCGAGCTGCAGCTCTCGAGCGCATCCATCACGCGGCTCATCACGATGCTCTAACCGGGCTCAACAATCGAGCTGCGCTCAAGTCCTATGTGGGCGAAGCGCTTCTCAGCGGCCAGAGCTTTAGTATTCTCATGATCGACCTCGACAGGTTCAAGGCGGTCAATGACACCTACGGCCACGCTGTCGGTGACGAGATCCTGCGTCAGGTCGCCGAGCGGATGCGTCGCTGCGTCCTTGATGAGGATATCGTGGCTCGGCTCGGCGGCGACGAGTTTGCGATTATCCATCGCAGTTTGCCGCAAGTCCCGATGGCGACGATCGCCATCGGTCATCGACTGCTCGAAGCAGTATCTGAACCCTGCATGGTCGAGGATCGCCAGCTCCTCGTTGGGGCCAGCATCGGGATCGCCATGGCGCCAACCCACGGAGCCAGCGCAGATGAATTGATGAGAAACGCAGATGCAGCGCTCTACAAGGCTAAGGCGGACGGCCGAAACGGAGTGCGCGTCTATGACAGCGAACTCGATGCGATCGTGCGGTCAAGGCGGGCACTCGAGGCTGATATCCGCCTCGCCCATTTGCGGCGGGAATTCCGGCTCCATTACCAACCCGTGGTCGATTTGCGCAGCGGAGAGGTGACTGGAGTCGAGGCTCTACTTCGGTGGCAGCACCCGGAACGAGGGCTCATTTCACCTGCGGCCTTTGTTCCGTTGCTGGAAGAGACCGGTCTCATCAACCCGGTCGGCGATTGGGTCATTGAACAGGCCTGTCGCGATGCGCAGGAGATGCCTCCGCACGTCCGCGTCGCGGTCAATGTATCGCCCGTCCAACTGCGAAACCGAAGCATGTGCGCCATTGTCGAACCGCTGCTCTTGGCCACGGGGCTTGACCCAGCCCGGCTCGAACTGGAAGTGACCGAGAGCATTCTCATCGACCGTGATGAGGTCTTGCTCGATGATCTCCAACGGCTGCGCAAGCTGGGCGTTCATATCGTGCTCGACGACTTCGGGACGGGTTACTCGTCGCTCAGCTACATTCGGACGTTTCCGTTCGACAAGCTGAAGATCGACAAGGTCTTCATCGATGACCTTAGCCGCAGCGCTGATGCGCACGCTGTCGTTTGCGCGGTCATCGGACTCACTAAAAGCCTTGGAATTTCGTCGACTGCTGAGGGTATCGAGCAATCGGATCAAGCCCAGCTCCTTGCGAGCGCAGGCTGCTCCTTCGGTCAAGGTTACTTGTTTGGCCGTCCCGTCCCCGCGGATCAACTCGTTTTCGAAAGACGACGGATTGGGGAGGTACTCGAAACGCCACGTCGCAAGGCCGGATAG
- a CDS encoding methyl-accepting chemotaxis protein — protein sequence MWHNFGKSARDRDAKFAALDRVQAIIEFDLQGTILNANANFLKVLGYTLEEIRGKHHSIFVETAVKDSPEYQAFWDKLRAGQFEAGQFKRIAKGGREVWIEASYNPLIDGHGKPYRVVKFATDITRRSCEDAERAGELAAIRRSQAVISFTVDGRILDANDNFLRAVGYSLPEIQGKHHWIFIDAATKAGRDYARFWDSLRQGEYQTGQYRRLGRDQKEVWLQASYNPILDPSGRVVKVVKFATDITEQMQMLRRLRTMIDTNFREIDQAIARTHEQSAQAIEGAGLTRDNVQGMAAATEELAASISEISQMMAKSRSATESAFSQTDAAGTHASRLSEATVAMGGIVGLINNIAGQINLLALNATIESARAGEAGKGFAVVAQEVKNLANQAAKATEQIGSEINGVQAIADDVLQSLQAIRSSIEVLRDSVVATAASIEEQSTVTHDMSSTMQAAARSSAAITENMTGISSAVTQVSTAVAATREAAVVLAR from the coding sequence ATGTGGCACAATTTTGGTAAGAGTGCTCGTGATCGCGATGCCAAATTCGCCGCCTTGGATCGCGTCCAGGCCATCATCGAATTTGACCTCCAGGGAACCATCCTGAACGCGAATGCCAATTTCCTTAAGGTACTTGGCTACACGCTCGAGGAAATTCGCGGCAAACATCATTCAATATTCGTTGAGACAGCCGTCAAGGACAGCCCCGAGTACCAGGCCTTCTGGGATAAGCTGCGCGCAGGACAGTTTGAGGCGGGACAATTCAAGCGCATCGCGAAAGGTGGCCGCGAGGTATGGATCGAGGCGTCCTACAACCCCCTCATAGATGGACATGGCAAGCCATACCGTGTGGTCAAGTTCGCGACCGATATCACGCGACGAAGCTGTGAGGACGCCGAACGTGCAGGAGAACTAGCTGCAATCCGCCGGTCACAGGCTGTGATCTCATTCACCGTTGATGGCCGGATCCTGGATGCGAACGACAATTTCCTGCGTGCTGTTGGCTACAGCCTCCCGGAAATTCAGGGTAAGCACCACTGGATCTTCATCGATGCTGCAACGAAGGCAGGCAGGGATTACGCCCGCTTTTGGGATAGCTTGCGCCAGGGTGAATACCAAACCGGACAGTATCGGCGGCTCGGTCGTGACCAGAAGGAGGTTTGGCTCCAGGCATCCTACAACCCCATTCTCGATCCATCGGGACGGGTGGTGAAGGTCGTCAAGTTTGCCACCGACATCACAGAGCAAATGCAGATGCTCCGTCGGCTTCGCACGATGATCGATACGAATTTCCGGGAGATTGATCAGGCGATAGCTCGAACTCATGAGCAGTCGGCTCAAGCCATCGAAGGTGCCGGCCTGACGCGTGACAATGTTCAGGGTATGGCTGCGGCCACGGAAGAGCTGGCCGCGTCCATCTCGGAAATCTCGCAAATGATGGCGAAGTCGCGATCAGCGACCGAGAGCGCATTCTCTCAAACCGACGCGGCAGGCACACACGCCAGCCGTCTCTCGGAAGCCACCGTGGCTATGGGTGGCATCGTTGGCTTGATCAATAATATTGCTGGCCAAATCAACCTGCTGGCGCTCAATGCGACGATTGAATCCGCGCGCGCGGGGGAAGCTGGCAAGGGCTTTGCCGTTGTTGCCCAAGAGGTGAAAAACCTCGCAAATCAGGCAGCAAAGGCCACCGAACAGATCGGGTCTGAGATTAATGGCGTGCAGGCCATTGCGGACGATGTTCTGCAATCTCTCCAGGCCATCCGCTCTTCCATCGAGGTACTGCGGGATAGCGTTGTGGCAACAGCCGCGTCCATCGAGGAGCAAAGTACCGTCACGCACGACATGTCGTCCACGATGCAAGCTGCTGCCCGCTCGAGCGCTGCAATCACCGAAAACATGACCGGAATCTCGTCGGCCGTCACGCAGGTCTCAACGGCGGTTGCGGCGACGCGCGAAGCAGCTGTCGTCCTGGCGCGCTAG